One stretch of Priestia megaterium DNA includes these proteins:
- a CDS encoding competence protein CoiA, with protein MLVAQTEEGLISLAQRFSLEQLKLWKKEKQFYCPSCQSPVQLKVGTKKIPHFAHLKKTCVAQHEGETDYHLDGKRKLFHWFSSHLEVELESYLPEIMQRPDLLVDTPSQKYAIEFQCASLSSSVLTKRSIHYEKGNYMPLWIMGAKRMKRLSTYMYQLSFQEWQFLTLSDYTPTLLYFSPSTNQLLKLEHLIPFSSQICYAQLVVLSPHEHTFHDLFSTHTQPQFFSSWIKKKKAWRTHYILYPNQKLQPFLHALYENNIPPSHIPAEAGMPLTSLYMVETSAAIWQTWLLLDLMQQKQVGDLVTEKELCRLWLYRIHQRHIVFRSLPMAPVAVEQPLFEYIEVLCRLGMLTYITSGVYKIRRSYTIPKQTSDAFLEDGQMMKKWLNQAKEVT; from the coding sequence TTGTTAGTTGCCCAAACAGAAGAAGGCCTCATTTCACTAGCTCAGCGCTTTTCGCTTGAACAGCTTAAGCTGTGGAAAAAAGAAAAGCAGTTCTACTGTCCCTCTTGTCAATCCCCTGTACAGTTAAAGGTAGGTACAAAAAAAATCCCTCATTTTGCTCACTTGAAAAAAACGTGCGTCGCTCAGCATGAAGGTGAAACAGATTATCATCTCGACGGAAAGCGAAAGCTGTTTCACTGGTTTAGTTCTCATCTTGAAGTCGAGTTGGAAAGTTATCTTCCTGAAATTATGCAGCGTCCAGATCTTCTTGTAGATACGCCCTCGCAAAAATATGCAATCGAATTTCAATGTGCTTCCTTATCCTCCTCAGTGCTAACCAAACGTTCTATTCATTATGAGAAAGGAAATTATATGCCCCTTTGGATTATGGGGGCAAAAAGAATGAAGCGCTTATCCACTTATATGTATCAGCTTTCTTTTCAAGAGTGGCAGTTTCTTACTCTTTCCGATTATACGCCCACACTTCTTTATTTTTCACCTTCTACTAATCAACTGTTGAAACTTGAACATCTTATTCCTTTTTCATCTCAGATTTGTTATGCACAGCTTGTCGTGCTCTCTCCTCACGAGCATACCTTTCATGATCTTTTTTCTACACATACACAACCTCAATTTTTCTCTTCATGGATAAAGAAAAAGAAGGCATGGAGAACGCATTATATCCTCTATCCTAATCAGAAGCTTCAGCCTTTTTTACACGCTCTTTATGAAAACAATATTCCTCCCTCCCATATTCCAGCAGAAGCAGGCATGCCGCTGACTTCTTTATACATGGTTGAAACGTCTGCTGCTATATGGCAAACGTGGCTGCTTCTTGATTTAATGCAGCAGAAGCAAGTAGGGGATTTAGTTACAGAAAAAGAGTTATGCCGGCTATGGCTCTACAGAATTCATCAGAGGCATATTGTATTTCGGTCTTTGCCGATGGCCCCTGTTGCTGTGGAACAGCCCCTGTTTGAGTATATAGAGGTATTATGCCGGCTAGGGATGCTAACGTATATAACTTCTGGGGTATACAAAATCAGAAGGTCCTACACGATTCCAAAGCAAACATCTGATGCTTTTTTAGAAGATGGACAAATGATGAAAAAGTGGTTAAATCAAGCAAAAGAAGTGACATAA